A single window of Candidatus Dormiibacterota bacterium DNA harbors:
- the speD gene encoding adenosylmethionine decarboxylase — MKALGTHIVCELSGCDPEVLTDVDAVRDMMIGAAKAANATVMEVAFHRFQPQGVSGVVVLAESHISIHTWPELGYAAMDFYTCGDHTDPWLACEHAAKALRAQSTITSEVKRGVLQSADRRFTHVLTRDHDTRVLSA, encoded by the coding sequence TTGAAGGCACTCGGTACCCATATCGTCTGTGAGCTGTCGGGGTGCGATCCGGAGGTGCTCACGGATGTAGACGCGGTCCGCGACATGATGATCGGCGCGGCGAAGGCCGCCAACGCAACCGTCATGGAGGTGGCTTTTCACCGCTTTCAACCTCAAGGCGTTTCAGGCGTCGTGGTTTTGGCGGAATCGCACATTTCGATTCACACGTGGCCTGAGCTCGGTTATGCGGCCATGGATTTCTATACCTGTGGCGATCATACCGACCCATGGCTTGCCTGCGAGCACGCGGCCAAAGCGCTGCGCGCACAGAGCACGATTACGTCGGAGGTCAAGCGCGGTGTGCTGCAATCGGCGGACCGGCGTTTCACGCATGTCCTCACGCGCGACCATGACACGCGCGTCCTTTCCGCTTAG